The Medicago truncatula cultivar Jemalong A17 chromosome 4, MtrunA17r5.0-ANR, whole genome shotgun sequence genome includes a region encoding these proteins:
- the LOC11409342 gene encoding protein LOL1, whose protein sequence is MPVPLAPYPTPPPAPAPAPAPYTTPPTNGAQSQLVCSGCRNLLMYPVGATSVCCAVCNAVTAVPPPGTEMAQLVCGGCHTLLMYIRGATSVQCSCCHTVNLALEANQVAHVNCGNCRMLLMYQYGARSVKCAVCNFVTSVGASASTTEPQKFST, encoded by the exons ATGCCAGTTCCACTTGCTCCTTATCCAACTCCACCTCCAGCTCCTGCTCCAGCTCCAGCTCCATATACAACACCTCCAACAAATG GTGCACAGAGTCAACTTGTGTGTTCTGGCTGTAGAAACCTTCTTATGTATCCAGTTGGAGCAACTTCTGTATGCTGTGCTGTTTGCAATGCTGTCACAGCAGTGCCACCTCCTG GCACAGAAATGGCTCAGTTAGTTTGTGGAGGATGCCATACTTTACTCATGTACATCCGCGGAGCAACAAGTGTTCAATGCTCTTGTTGTCACACAGTCAATCTAGCTCTGGAAg CAAATCAGGTGGCACATGTAAACTGTGGTAACTGCAGGATGCTACTTATGTATCAATATGGAGCAAGATCCGTGAAATGTGCAGTTTGCAATTTTGTTACCTCAGTTGGG GCCTCAGCAAGCACGACAGAGCCGCAGAAGTTCAGcacctaa
- the LOC11413430 gene encoding ferredoxin C 2, chloroplastic codes for MALPLLRIPSSSCCSIPFINTKPQYLPSKTLRKSTVAAATELQTPVRLTEANDYRYPSGDAPTHKVTVHDRQRGVVHEFLVPEDQYILHTAESQNITLPFACRHGCCTSCAVRIKNGKIKQPEALGISAELREQGYALLCVSFPYSDLEVETQDEDEVYWLQFGRYFARGPVERDDYALELAMGDE; via the exons atggcgCTACCCCTTCTTCGAATTCCCAGTAGTAGTTGTTGTTCCATTCCATTTATTAATACAAAGCCACAATATCTTCCTTCTAAAACCCTCCGCAAGTCGACGGTGGCAGCAGCGACGGAGCTTCAAACGCCGGTGAGACTAACTGAAGCAAACGATTACCGGTATCCTAGTGGCGATGCTCCAACGCATAAGGTCACAGTTCACGATAGACAACGAGGAGTTGTTCACGAATTCCTCGTACCCGAG GACCAATATATATTACATACTGCTGAGTCTCAGAATATTACCCTTCCATTCGCCTGCAGGCATG GTTGTTGTACTAGTTGCGCTGTTCGCATAAAGAATGGGAAGATTAAACAGCCAGAGGCACTTGGGATATCTGCCGAATTGAGAGAGCAG GGTTATGCACTTCTTTGTGTGAGTTTCCCATACTCTGATCTTGAAGTAGAAACTcaagatgaagatgag GTATATTGGCTTCAATTTGGACGTTATTTTGCAAGAGGACCAGTG GAAAGAGATGACTACGCCTTGGAGTTGGCCATGGGTGACGAGTAA